A portion of the Halobacillus ihumii genome contains these proteins:
- a CDS encoding Tex family protein — MEKTDIVSIVAKQTGLAAKPINQVIELLNEGNTVPFIARYRKELTGGLDEVQIKTIEDQWAYVQNLTQRKEEVIRLIDEQGKLTDDLRNEIEKAVQLQKVEDLYRPYKQKRRTRATVAKEKGLEPLALLVWEQNDFDYEKEAESYFSEEHELHTVEEVTLGVNDILAEWISDDPEFRERIRKQTHQSGTIESSVKNAEKDEKSIFEMYYEYQEPVRSVVSHRVLALNRGEKEDVIKVSIHPPEEAIIDLLKKNIVKPSTSQTLRGILEEAILDSYKRLIQPSVEREIRNTLSETAEEQAIEVFSSNLRSLLLQPPLKGKVVLGVDPAYRTGCKLAVIDETGKKLEVAVIYPTPPKSDVEGSERKIRAIFDKYSIELIAIGNGTASRETEQFIADMIQKYSLPASYMIVNEAGASVYSASKLAREEFPDLQVEERSAVSIARRVQDPLAELVKIDPKSIGVGQYQHDVSQKKLNQSLTFVVETAVNQVGVNVNTASSSLLQYVSGLSKSVANNIVKRREEIGKFATRKELKDIPRLGAKTFEQSIGFLRVLEGKEPLDKTSIHPESYKAAQSLLQQIECTPENLGDEEIRDKLNDVNLPTTAEQLGIGEPTLKDIIKSLTEPGRDPRDDLPKPLLKTNVLSMEDLEQGMELEGTVRNVVDFGVFVDIGVKQDGLVHISKLSNKFVKHPMDIVSVGDVVTVWVENVDIQKQRIALTMLKK, encoded by the coding sequence ATGGAGAAAACAGATATAGTAAGCATTGTAGCCAAACAAACAGGTTTGGCTGCGAAACCCATTAACCAAGTTATTGAGTTATTAAATGAAGGGAATACAGTGCCATTTATCGCTCGTTATCGAAAAGAGTTAACTGGCGGACTCGATGAAGTGCAAATTAAAACCATCGAAGATCAATGGGCTTATGTTCAGAACTTAACACAGAGGAAAGAGGAAGTTATTCGACTCATCGATGAGCAAGGAAAGCTGACCGATGATTTAAGAAATGAAATAGAAAAAGCCGTGCAGTTACAAAAAGTAGAAGATCTATACCGCCCCTATAAACAGAAAAGAAGAACACGGGCTACTGTTGCGAAGGAAAAAGGATTAGAGCCGCTTGCCCTGCTTGTATGGGAGCAAAATGACTTCGATTATGAAAAGGAAGCCGAAAGTTATTTCTCTGAAGAGCATGAGTTACATACCGTAGAAGAGGTTACACTCGGGGTCAACGATATTTTGGCAGAGTGGATTTCAGATGACCCTGAGTTTAGAGAGAGAATTCGTAAGCAAACTCACCAAAGCGGCACAATCGAATCATCTGTTAAGAATGCAGAAAAAGATGAAAAGTCTATTTTTGAAATGTATTACGAATACCAGGAACCTGTGCGATCAGTCGTTTCCCACCGTGTTCTAGCTCTAAACCGTGGCGAAAAAGAGGACGTTATAAAAGTCTCGATTCACCCTCCAGAGGAAGCTATAATTGATTTGTTGAAAAAGAATATTGTGAAGCCATCCACTTCCCAAACGTTACGCGGTATCTTAGAAGAAGCTATTCTGGATAGTTATAAGCGATTGATACAGCCATCGGTTGAAAGAGAAATTCGGAACACTTTATCAGAAACTGCTGAAGAGCAAGCGATTGAAGTGTTTTCCAGTAATTTAAGAAGCCTGTTACTTCAGCCTCCCCTTAAAGGGAAGGTAGTCTTGGGGGTAGACCCTGCTTATCGAACAGGGTGTAAGCTTGCTGTAATTGATGAGACTGGGAAGAAACTTGAGGTAGCTGTAATATATCCCACACCTCCAAAGAGTGATGTGGAAGGTTCGGAGCGGAAAATACGCGCCATTTTTGACAAATATTCGATCGAACTCATTGCGATTGGCAATGGTACAGCCTCAAGAGAAACAGAGCAATTTATTGCCGACATGATCCAGAAGTATTCACTACCGGCTTCATATATGATTGTTAATGAAGCAGGAGCAAGTGTGTACTCTGCATCAAAACTTGCAAGAGAAGAATTCCCTGATTTACAGGTAGAAGAGAGAAGTGCGGTTTCCATAGCAAGAAGAGTTCAGGACCCGTTGGCCGAATTAGTTAAAATTGACCCTAAATCCATTGGAGTAGGCCAATACCAACATGATGTAAGTCAGAAGAAATTAAATCAATCCCTTACTTTTGTTGTTGAAACAGCTGTAAACCAGGTAGGGGTTAACGTCAATACGGCCTCTTCATCATTACTTCAATATGTATCAGGTCTAAGTAAAAGTGTCGCAAACAATATTGTGAAGAGGCGTGAAGAGATTGGAAAGTTTGCAACCAGGAAGGAACTAAAAGATATTCCGCGCCTAGGTGCCAAAACTTTTGAACAAAGTATAGGTTTCTTAAGAGTTCTCGAAGGCAAGGAACCATTAGATAAAACGTCCATTCACCCTGAAAGTTACAAAGCTGCTCAATCATTGCTTCAGCAAATTGAATGTACACCTGAGAATTTAGGTGATGAAGAAATTAGAGATAAGCTAAATGATGTAAACCTACCCACAACAGCAGAGCAATTAGGAATAGGCGAGCCTACACTGAAGGATATAATCAAGTCATTGACTGAACCAGGGCGAGACCCGAGGGATGACTTGCCGAAACCATTGTTAAAGACAAATGTTCTGTCGATGGAAGACCTTGAACAAGGGATGGAGCTTGAAGGCACTGTCCGTAATGTAGTGGACTTCGGAGTGTTTGTGGATATAGGAGTTAAGCAAGATGGGCTTGTTCACATATCTAAATTATCGAACAAATTTGTAAAACACCCTATGGACATCGTTTCCGTAGGTGATGTAGTTACGGTTTGGGTAGAAAACGTAGATATACAAAAACAGCGAATTGCACTTACTATGCTGAAAAAATAA
- the cmpA gene encoding cortex morphogenetic protein CmpA, producing the protein MPRWLRKQMSNAFLNKDKYQIKMLNQCWYFYRHRYK; encoded by the coding sequence TTGCCGCGCTGGCTGCGTAAACAAATGTCCAATGCCTTTTTAAATAAAGATAAATACCAAATCAAGATGTTAAATCAATGCTGGTACTTTTATCGCCATCGATACAAATAA
- a CDS encoding SprT family protein, which yields MWIEQRQLQEWTNNISLEFFGKPFVDHVSLNSRLRTTGGRYIPSDRKIELNPKYLEEMDKEEFVGIIKHELCHYHLHIEGKGFAHRDQDFKDLLKKTGSPRHCQPLPSEREKQKHIYFCTRCSHEYIRKRRINTTKYRCGKCRGQLKKK from the coding sequence ATGTGGATTGAACAACGACAACTGCAAGAGTGGACAAACAACATATCACTCGAGTTTTTTGGTAAACCATTTGTAGATCATGTATCCCTTAACTCTCGATTAAGAACTACAGGCGGAAGATATATCCCTTCGGATAGAAAGATCGAGCTAAACCCTAAGTATTTAGAGGAGATGGATAAGGAAGAGTTTGTCGGTATTATCAAACATGAACTATGTCATTATCATTTACATATTGAAGGGAAAGGATTCGCACACCGCGATCAAGATTTTAAGGATCTTTTAAAGAAAACTGGCTCCCCCAGGCATTGCCAACCATTACCTTCTGAACGTGAAAAGCAGAAACACATCTATTTTTGTACGCGTTGTTCACACGAATACATCCGAAAAAGAAGAATTAACACGACCAAGTATCGTTGTGGGAAATGCAGAGGGCAATTAAAAAAGAAATAG